A stretch of Rhodothermales bacterium DNA encodes these proteins:
- a CDS encoding sigma-70 family RNA polymerase sigma factor: MAGNDVTTRVTQLLDALRQGDDGALNQLFPLVYDHLHEMAHGQRRHWQGDNTLNTTALVHEAYLKMMGGPAAEWNNRAHFYGVAAIAMRHILINYAKKRQRKKRGGDQIKLSLQEERLVASGMMDLSPEHADDLVLLDEAMKRLETLSPRQVRIVECRFFGGMSIAETSEALQLSPATVKRGWAMAQAWLFRAMTENA, from the coding sequence ATGGCCGGCAACGACGTAACGACCCGTGTCACGCAACTCCTCGATGCCCTCCGCCAGGGCGACGACGGGGCCTTGAACCAGCTGTTTCCGCTCGTCTACGATCATCTCCACGAGATGGCGCACGGCCAGCGGCGGCACTGGCAGGGGGATAACACCCTCAACACCACGGCGCTCGTCCACGAAGCCTATCTCAAGATGATGGGAGGGCCGGCAGCCGAATGGAACAACCGCGCCCATTTTTATGGTGTCGCCGCGATCGCGATGCGCCATATCCTGATCAACTACGCCAAGAAGCGGCAACGCAAAAAACGCGGCGGCGACCAGATCAAATTGTCGCTCCAGGAAGAGCGGCTCGTGGCTTCCGGGATGATGGACCTGTCGCCCGAACACGCCGACGACCTGGTGCTGCTGGATGAGGCGATGAAGCGGCTCGAGACACTCAGTCCCAGACAGGTCCGCATCGTGGAGTGTCGATTTTTTGGCGGGATGAGCATCGCCGAGACGAGCGAGGCGCTTCAGCTGTCGCCGGCGACGGTAAAACGCGGATGGGCGATGGCGCAGGCCTGGCTGTTCCGGGCCATGACGGAGAACGCCTGA
- a CDS encoding ankyrin repeat domain-containing protein, with protein sequence MRRLIVIPVLLLLPLLSNPFSRTSFTPAPAQPDTLALTPDAWPATSAAELLTDSLHEAVWDGDSTRVADLLAAGARPDSLSLFDGYAPLHRAVEARRLDLVNLLLDAGADPNQMSRNADGNDRTPLHIAAETGSVAVAEALLAAGARVDAVTAFGETPLHGAHTMVKDPQIAALLVAHGADPNARTVFGTTPMHHAALSGTTALMRVLLDAGGNPSIANRMGQTPLHLATREGYSGVVDLLLSRGADVHAVDADGNTAFGYATSRNFPDIVSLLERRGAGELAQGDRAH encoded by the coding sequence ATGAGACGATTGATCGTTATCCCTGTCCTGCTCCTGCTCCCCCTCCTGTCTAACCCCTTTTCCCGTACCAGTTTCACCCCGGCCCCGGCACAACCGGATACGCTGGCTTTAACACCCGATGCCTGGCCCGCGACCTCGGCGGCCGAGCTGCTGACGGACTCGCTCCACGAGGCGGTGTGGGATGGCGACTCGACCCGGGTGGCCGATCTGCTGGCCGCGGGCGCGCGCCCGGATAGCCTTTCGCTCTTCGATGGGTACGCCCCGCTCCACCGGGCCGTCGAAGCCCGCCGGCTCGACCTCGTCAACCTCCTCCTCGACGCCGGCGCCGACCCCAACCAGATGTCACGCAACGCGGACGGCAACGACCGGACGCCGCTGCACATCGCCGCCGAAACCGGTTCGGTTGCCGTGGCGGAGGCACTACTCGCCGCCGGCGCGCGCGTCGACGCCGTGACGGCGTTTGGCGAGACCCCGCTGCACGGCGCGCATACCATGGTCAAGGACCCGCAGATCGCCGCCCTGCTCGTGGCGCACGGCGCCGACCCCAACGCGCGCACCGTATTCGGGACGACGCCCATGCATCATGCCGCGCTTTCCGGAACCACCGCGCTGATGCGCGTCCTCCTCGACGCCGGCGGCAACCCGTCTATCGCCAACCGGATGGGACAGACCCCGCTGCATCTCGCCACGCGGGAAGGCTACTCGGGCGTCGTCGACCTGCTTCTGAGCCGCGGGGCTGACGTACACGCCGTCGACGCCGACGGCAATACCGCCTTCGGCTACGCCACGTCCCGCAACTTCCCGGACATCGTAAGCCTGCTCGAACGCCGCGGCGCCGGCGAACTCGCCCAGGGCGACCGCGCGCATTGA
- a CDS encoding PAS domain S-box protein: MKQDEKNDGLFTWIGGFIVLVIFVAELLLPLGDAGGWLYIIGMVVILWMIKPDQVRPFGIACAVAAMLGFFFTADFTADAAEGYFSLFNRLMSVFAIGAVTLLTHRQAEIELETRRQTAQLNSIVEKRTEGLKQVVDQLDETKIRLTEAEELGRFGFWEYHPGTQEMIWSMGVFSIYGYPITPKAPSMQEFLERCHTDDVQRLQNSIQFGMAEQKAYTVEYRIVLPDNTVRWIYNRGRPVVDARGRIQMIVGTIQDITDRKVSEADSDEKYYRYTTIFHNAAVAKALIIPNKVILDANVALAQWVGYSLDELKKMPLEQLMHEDDRSMEDVYAREMIVGEIDFFQQEKRFVHKSGKELWGLFSVSAVHDANDKVTSFAAEITDITRRKEAEHALRKVETSWREAEEALTAAEEKLRSSSTTSQDDIDAALAARDEEIEKLQALIQEFEAAHAQSEEALSLAEDVVEYLFGVSGEMLCLVGMDGLYRRVSPAFERSLGYAAGELEERSFLDFLHPDDHKGMLRQFERLENEEAVRDYGFRHRTRDGAYLNVTLDATPSKEHGVYYAVLREAVQAKRPEPPARTKTDLRPLTDPLPFLIWILDRDRMCTYVNKKVRDFTGMPFEQLAGSGWSKGIARADFNRYTAYYNDRFEDQEPMQLVYRYRRHDGVERWMQETCVPTVDAEGVFDGYVCTAIDISALKTVESQFTRAVQEAVDLSDLSSALTVCRRADNATVLSDNVRIADALVEYASGISHEDLKALMHHAGQQLHIAIQSVLSFASVRSAPATISHHKVLLEKVTARTLGIIQPMTLERGPQLRVEAQPHDVMVLTDELMLHRIMENLLRNLLPYTQTGVIGIEIGADEDIGFVRIKDIGPVLPATFLTNLVGNYRKKNAAGDTLMHTAGLEISLARKLVELLNGSLKIEEHPQRGVAFVLGFPLAEDPYASVTGDALPEKVGRRQPMITRPPETVAPEPPAPPAKEPMPPEPAAPAATNGHADVEEPAGPRLLVAEGNAEIQRIVRSLLQPYYTLTIAPTMSSVMEEARQQTFDLLLLDVHLEGELSGLELLHRLRSMPQYLNTPAIAVAYSTDGFSEQDAMHRAGFDGFLRKPFSIVELLDTVEKLTAT, translated from the coding sequence GCCGCTCGGCGATGCCGGCGGCTGGCTGTACATCATCGGCATGGTGGTCATCCTGTGGATGATCAAACCGGATCAGGTGCGGCCGTTCGGCATCGCGTGCGCCGTCGCGGCCATGCTGGGGTTCTTTTTTACCGCCGATTTTACGGCCGACGCGGCCGAGGGCTATTTCAGCCTGTTCAATCGCCTCATGTCGGTCTTCGCAATCGGCGCCGTCACCCTGTTGACGCACCGCCAGGCGGAGATCGAGCTGGAGACCCGCCGGCAGACCGCGCAGCTCAATTCCATCGTCGAAAAACGGACGGAAGGGCTCAAACAGGTCGTCGACCAGCTCGACGAGACGAAGATCCGCCTCACCGAAGCCGAAGAGCTGGGGCGTTTCGGCTTCTGGGAATACCATCCCGGCACGCAGGAAATGATCTGGTCGATGGGGGTCTTTTCCATCTACGGCTACCCCATCACCCCGAAGGCGCCTTCGATGCAGGAATTTCTGGAACGCTGCCACACCGATGACGTGCAGCGGCTCCAGAACTCGATCCAGTTCGGCATGGCCGAACAGAAAGCCTATACGGTGGAATACCGCATCGTCCTGCCCGACAACACGGTCCGCTGGATCTACAACCGCGGCCGGCCGGTCGTCGACGCCCGCGGGCGCATCCAGATGATCGTCGGCACCATCCAGGACATCACCGACCGCAAGGTGTCGGAGGCGGATTCGGACGAGAAGTATTACCGCTACACGACGATCTTCCACAACGCGGCCGTCGCCAAGGCGCTCATCATCCCGAACAAGGTCATTCTGGATGCCAACGTGGCGCTCGCCCAGTGGGTCGGCTACAGCCTCGACGAGCTCAAGAAGATGCCGCTCGAGCAGCTCATGCACGAGGACGACCGCTCGATGGAGGATGTCTACGCGCGCGAAATGATCGTGGGCGAAATCGACTTTTTCCAGCAGGAGAAGCGGTTCGTCCACAAGAGCGGCAAGGAATTGTGGGGCTTGTTCAGCGTGTCCGCGGTGCACGACGCGAACGACAAGGTGACGAGTTTCGCCGCGGAGATCACCGACATCACGCGGCGCAAGGAAGCGGAGCATGCGCTTCGCAAGGTGGAAACCTCGTGGCGCGAAGCCGAGGAGGCCCTCACCGCGGCCGAGGAAAAACTGCGCTCGTCGTCGACGACCAGCCAGGACGATATCGACGCCGCGCTGGCCGCCCGCGACGAGGAGATCGAAAAGCTCCAGGCACTCATCCAGGAGTTCGAGGCCGCGCACGCCCAGTCGGAAGAAGCCCTGTCGCTGGCCGAGGATGTGGTGGAGTACCTGTTCGGGGTGTCCGGCGAGATGCTGTGCCTGGTCGGGATGGATGGCCTGTACCGCCGCGTCAGCCCCGCGTTCGAACGGTCGCTCGGCTATGCCGCGGGAGAGCTCGAGGAGCGGTCGTTCCTCGATTTTCTGCATCCCGACGACCACAAGGGGATGCTGCGGCAGTTTGAGCGGCTCGAAAACGAGGAGGCGGTGCGGGACTACGGATTTCGTCATCGGACCCGCGACGGCGCCTACCTCAACGTCACCCTGGACGCCACGCCGAGCAAGGAGCACGGCGTCTATTATGCGGTGCTGCGCGAGGCGGTCCAGGCGAAACGGCCGGAGCCGCCGGCGCGCACGAAGACCGACCTGCGCCCGCTCACCGACCCGCTGCCGTTCCTGATCTGGATTCTGGACCGGGACCGGATGTGCACCTATGTCAACAAGAAGGTGCGCGACTTTACGGGCATGCCGTTCGAGCAGCTCGCCGGCTCGGGCTGGAGCAAGGGCATCGCCCGGGCGGATTTCAACCGCTATACGGCCTATTACAACGACCGCTTCGAGGACCAGGAGCCGATGCAGCTCGTGTACCGCTACCGCCGGCACGACGGCGTCGAGCGGTGGATGCAGGAGACCTGTGTGCCGACGGTCGACGCCGAAGGGGTCTTCGACGGCTACGTATGCACGGCGATCGATATCTCCGCGCTCAAGACGGTCGAATCGCAATTCACGCGGGCCGTGCAGGAGGCTGTGGATCTGTCCGACCTCTCGTCTGCCCTGACGGTCTGCCGGCGGGCGGACAACGCGACGGTGCTGTCGGACAACGTCCGCATCGCCGACGCCCTGGTGGAATATGCCTCCGGCATCAGCCACGAGGACCTGAAGGCGCTGATGCACCATGCCGGCCAGCAGCTGCACATCGCCATCCAGTCGGTGCTTTCGTTCGCCAGCGTCCGCTCGGCGCCGGCGACGATCTCGCATCACAAGGTGCTGCTTGAGAAAGTCACGGCGCGCACTCTGGGCATCATCCAGCCGATGACGCTGGAGCGCGGCCCGCAGCTGCGGGTCGAGGCGCAGCCTCACGATGTGATGGTGCTCACCGACGAGCTGATGCTCCACCGCATCATGGAGAATCTGCTGCGCAACCTGCTGCCCTATACGCAGACCGGGGTTATCGGCATCGAGATCGGCGCGGATGAGGACATCGGATTCGTCCGGATCAAGGATATCGGCCCCGTGCTTCCGGCCACGTTCCTCACGAACCTGGTGGGGAATTACCGCAAGAAAAACGCCGCCGGCGACACGCTGATGCATACGGCGGGGCTGGAGATTTCGCTGGCCCGCAAGCTGGTCGAACTGCTCAACGGCAGCCTCAAGATCGAGGAGCACCCGCAGCGCGGCGTGGCCTTCGTGCTCGGCTTCCCGCTTGCCGAAGATCCGTACGCGAGTGTGACGGGCGACGCCCTGCCCGAGAAGGTCGGGCGCCGTCAGCCGATGATCACGCGGCCGCCGGAAACCGTGGCGCCGGAACCGCCCGCGCCGCCCGCGAAGGAGCCGATGCCGCCGGAGCCCGCCGCTCCGGCCGCGACGAACGGTCATGCCGACGTCGAAGAGCCGGCCGGACCCCGTCTGCTGGTTGCCGAGGGCAATGCGGAGATCCAGCGCATCGTGCGCTCGTTGCTCCAGCCCTACTACACGCTGACGATCGCGCCGACGATGTCCAGCGTGATGGAAGAGGCCCGGCAGCAGACCTTCGATCTGCTGCTGCTCGACGTCCACCTCGAAGGCGAACTCAGCGGTCTGGAGCTGCTGCACCGGCTGCGGAGCATGCCGCAGTACCTGAACACGCCGGCCATCGCCGTCGCCTACAGCACGGATGGCTTCAGCGAGCAGGATGCGATGCACCGCGCCGGCTTCGACGGTTTCCTGCGCAAGCCGTTCTCGATTGTCGAACTGCTCGATACCGTCGAAAAGCTGACGGCCACCTGA